In Papio anubis isolate 15944 chromosome 20, Panubis1.0, whole genome shotgun sequence, the genomic window GGGGGCAGCGGGGGGTGGGCTGGGAGGAAGAGACCATCTGGGCCATCCCCCAAATCTCTGCAGACCCTGGGCTTGTGGGAGGGCCGTCCACCAGCTCTCCACGTGTCCACCCATTTTACCAGTGTGGCCAGCCGCCCGTCCCCTCTGTCCGCCAGTCCTGCTGGGCAGCTCTGTCCGTCACTGTCCCTTGGTTCAGCTGTGACCGTCCGTCTCATTGATTGTCCAACCATTCACCCTTCCAACTGTGACCGTTCCCTCCATTTTTTCAGCCCCAATTACCAGTTTTGAGTCCCACCCACCGTCCTCATTATTCACCTTTCTGACCACCCATCTGATGGTGACGGTCTGTGTTCCTAATcccgcccccaccaccaccaccagcctcCCACCCCTCCGTGTGCCTCACTGTCCGTCTGTCCGTCCACCCCCAGATCAACTACTACTTCATCAACAGCCAGGGCCACCCCATCGAAGGCCTTGCCGTCATGCACTACATCACCCGCCTGTGAGTGCGCCCGCTCTGCCTGGCAGCTGGGGGGAGGCGGACAGGGGAGGGCGGGCCCCCCACCTCATCATCACATGGTCCCCTGCTCCCCCAGGCTGAAGGGTGCTCTTCTCTTCATCACCATCGCCCTGATCGGCTCAGGCTGGGCCTTCATCAAGTGCGTCCTGTCGGATAAGGAGAAGAAAGTCTTTGGGATCGTGATCTCCATGCAGGTGCAGATGGAGCGGCCTCCggagcagggtggggagggctgCACGGGGCGGTGGGGGCAGAGGGGAGCGCGCCGGGCAGTGCCCACCCACCCCCGCCACCTGCGCAGGTCCTGGCCAACGTGGCCTACATCGTCATCGAGTCCCGCGAGGAGGGCGCCAGCGACTACGTGCTGTGGAAGGAGATTTTGTTCCTGGTGGATCTCATCTGCTGCGGCGCCATCCTGTTCCCTGTAGTCTGGTGAGGACCCTGCCCCCGGCTGAGGCCCTGCCCTGTGCACATGGGCGATGTCCGTGCTGACCGCACCCTGTGTCCTCCACTTGTCCCAGGTCCATCCGGCATCTCCAGGATGCGTCTGGCACAGACGGGAAGGGTGAGGCCCTGCACCTGTGGGCCCTCTGCTCATGGCCCTCTTCCTGCCCCAGGCCCTTCTTTCTGCCTCTTGGATGCCCTTCCTGGCCTCTctgcccagcccccaggcctctgcctccctggatgCCCCAGTCTGGCCTCTCTTCCCCCCAGATGCCTCTATCTGGCCTCTCCGCCCCATTGGGGggcccttccctcctctctgatCTCCCCCTTCGGCCTTTCTGCCCCACCTAATGTCCCTCCAGACTTTCTGCTCCATCTAATGTCCCCTCTAGACTTTCTGCTCGTTGGACACTCCCTCAGATGTTCTGTTTgtcccctctcccagcccccagcccccttgcctccctcccaccttcaGTCTCCCCTGACCCCCCTCTCTGTGCCCACCCTCAGTGGCGGTGAACCTGGCCAAGCTGAAGCTGTTCCGGCATTACTATGTCATGGTAGGAGCCCGCCTCGCTCACGGGGGGTTTAGGGGGATTACCGACCTGCTGCacgcccaccccagcccctcgGCCGCTGCCCCATCCCGAGGCCCCCACCCAGACGCCCCAGCCCGTGGTCCATCAATCCAGCCCCACGCCTGCCCGCGCCCCTGCAGTCCTGGCCCCACGCCTGCCCGTGCCCCTGCAGTCCAGCCCCACGCCTGCCCGTGCCCCTGCAGTCCAGCCCCACGCCTGCCCGTGCCCCTGCAGTCCAGCCCCACGCCTGCTTGCGCCCCTGCAGGTCATCTGCTATGTCTACTTCACCCGCATCATCGCCATCCTGCTGCAGGTGGCTGTCCCCTTTCAGTGGCAGTGGCTATACCAGGTGAGCCTGAGGCCCGGGTGGGACAGGAGGGCAGCCGCGGTGAGGGGGGCATGAGCCTGACACCCCCACTCTGTCCTGTCCCCCAGCTCTTGGTGGAAGGCTCCACCCTGGCCTTCTTCGTGCTCACGGGCTACAAGTTCCAGCCCACAGGGGACAACCCGTACCTGCAGCTGCCCCAGGAGGACGAGGAGGATGTTCAGATGGAGCAAGTGTGAGCCGGGCACCATGGCAGGGCTGGTGGCTCTGGGGGCGGAGTAGGGGGCGGGCAGTTCTCAGGGCAGGGTGGGCAGGGGGGAGGGACTGTAGCAGCCCTAGGGACAGTGTTAGGGCAGAGCCTGCTGTTgaggagggatggaggggagATGGGGGCAGCGAGGGCAGCTGTGCAGGTGGAGACTGGACAGCTGTGGAGTGCCTAAGGCCAGGctgagctgggggtggggttAGGGCCGCTAGGGCGACACCCAAGGCTGCTCTGGGGGCGGGGTGGGCGGGGCCTAGGTAGTTGGGGGTAGAATGGGTGGGGCCTGGGCTACTgtgggggtgaggtgggtggggcCTGAGTGGTTCAGGGTAGGGTGGGCGGGGCCAGGGCTGCTGTGGCGGGGGCGGGGCCTAGGTGGTTGGGGTAGAAGAGTAGGGCCTGGGCTGCTGTAGGGGGTGGGTGGGCGGGGCCTGCTGCCCTGCAGCGCTGGACGCCTCCTTGCTGTCTGCCCCCAGAATGACCGACTCTGGGTTCCGAGAAGGCCTCTCCAAAGTCAACAAAACAGCCAGCGGGCGGGAACTGTTATGATCACCTCCACATCTCAGACCAAAGGATCCTTCTCCCCTAGCATTTCTCACTCCTGCCCTTCTTCCACAGCGTatgtggggaggtggagggggtCCATCTGGACCAGGCGCCCAGCTCCCCGGGACTCCGGTTCCCGGACAAGCCCATTTGGAAGAAGAGTCCTTTCCTCCCCCCAAGTATTGGGCAGCCCTGTCCTCACTCCGGGACCACCCCTCCCTTCCAGCTATATGTACAATAATGACCAATCTGTTTGGCTACACCGGTGTCTTGCCTTTTTGGGGGTTGGGGTCTACACGGAGGTTGTGTTTACAATGTAGAAACCTGTTTTCGCTGTGTGTGGGGGGCGCAGAGGGTCCG contains:
- the GPR108 gene encoding protein GPR108 isoform X4 — translated: MIREKNPDGFLSAAEMPLFKLYLVMSACFLAAGIFWVSILCRNMYSVFKIHWLMAALAFTKSISLLFHSINYYFINSQGHPIEGLAVMHYITRLLKGALLFITIALIGSGWAFIKCVLSDKEKKVFGIVISMQVLANVAYIVIESREEGASDYVLWKEILFLVDLICCGAILFPVVWSIRHLQDASGTDGKVAVNLAKLKLFRHYYVMVICYVYFTRIIAILLQVAVPFQWQWLYQLLVEGSTLAFFVLTGYKFQPTGDNPYLQLPQEDEEDVQMEQVMTDSGFREGLSKVNKTASGRELL
- the GPR108 gene encoding protein GPR108 isoform X3 — encoded protein: MIREKNPDGFLSAAEMPLFKLYLVMSACFLAAGIFWVSILCRNMYSVFKIHWLMAALAFTKSISLLFHSINYYFINSQGHPIEGLAVMHYITRLLKGALLFITIALIGSGWAFIKCVLSDKEKKVFGIVISMQVLANVAYIVIESREEGASDYVLWKEILFLVDLICCGAILFPVVWSIRHLQDASGTDGKVAVNLAKLKLFRHYYVMVICYVYFTRIIAILLQVAVPFQWQWLYQLLVEGSTLAFFVLTGYKFQPTGDNPYLQLPQEDEEDVQMEQVVCGEVEGVHLDQAPSSPGLRFPDKPIWKKSPFLPPSIGQPCPHSGTTPPFQLYVQ